A genomic region of Miscanthus floridulus cultivar M001 chromosome 3, ASM1932011v1, whole genome shotgun sequence contains the following coding sequences:
- the LOC136545311 gene encoding uncharacterized protein, with protein MPKKSQGVAEEVSDIFDNEEEYVDVNDEHMYISLPPAQPSMNAQTDSSMPTNDANENAAAAEGGIPPEVEVTDADPDEIRVLHHPENPRIEKGALFPDIITFRKAVRHYAVKTGFELAPGIKTDPTRYIARCKHPGCPWRIHASRIHDQKTIQIKSLPEKHNCPSKKLVVGKMASQDWVADRLQDWLKKNPSNRPKAAKEKVEGDYGITLKYSKAYSGMQLALQHIHGKYEESFKLLFNWKAQMEITCPGSIVEIDVEKVGKKNRFKRIFVALKPCVDGFIAGCRPFIGVDASSLNGKYTGQLASATGIDGHNWLYYIAYGIFDCENEDNWTWFMHQLRRAVGRPNGLVICTDACMGLEKAVGAVFPMAEYRECMRHLYSNFMKHYTGDVFTTHLYLAARSYTKGLFKWHLKKIHDFAPEAIKYLEDHHNRIWYRAGFSEDSKCDYLTNNVSESFNSQVRDMKGLLIHELVDGLREMIMEKRFLRRKVGREMGEGILPSVTKELNLISKHLRLVKVAVSDEEFAEVTLIDEWNNTKRHTVDLVNHKCSCRVWQVIGKPCRHALAWILSNRGLEIKDFVHEYYSIARFRVAYADRVPPMPDRADWPEVELGYKLYPPL; from the exons ATGCCTAAAAAATCCCAAGGTGTTGCTGAAGAAGTATCTGACATCTTTGATAATGAAGAAGAGTATGTTGACGTCAATGATGAGCATATGTACATTTCACTTCCACCTGCACAGCCATCTATGAATGCGCAAACAGATTCATCTATGCCTACTAATGATGCTAATGaaaatgctgctgctgctgaaggaggtaTACCTCCTGAGGTAGAGGTTACTGATGCAGATCCTGATGAGATAAGGGTCCTCCATCATCCTGAGAACCCAAGAATAGAGAAGGGTGCCTTATTTCCTGACATAATCACCTTTAGGAAAGCAGTGAGGCACTATGCAGTGAAGACAGGTTTTGAGCTTGCTCCTGGCATCAAGACTGACCCTACCAGGTATATTGCAAGGTGTAAGCACCCTGGTTGTCCTTGGCGTATTCATGCTTCAAGGATTCATGATCAGAAAACTATACAG ATTAAGTCCCTGCCAGAAAAACACAATTGTCCAAGCAAGAAGCTTGTTGTAGGAAAAATGGCTTCTCAAGACTGGGTGGCAGATAGACTACAAGACTGGTTGAAGAAGAATCCAAGCAACCGGCCGAAGGCAGCCAAGGAGAAGGTTGAGGGAGACTATGGAATAACGCTCAAGTACAGCAAGGCATATTCAGGCATGCAGCTGGCACTGCAGCATATTCATGGTAAATATGAAGAGTCATTCAAATTATTATTTAATTGGAAAGCTCAGATGGAGATAACATGTCCTGGTAGCATTGTAGAGATAGATGTGGAGAAAGTAGGCAAGAAAAATAGGTTCAAGAGGATATTTGTAGCTCTCAAACCATGTGTGGATGGGTTTATAGCTGGTTGTAGGCCATTCATTGGTGTAGATGCCTCAAGTCTAAATGGTAAATACACAGGACAGTTGGCATCTGCTACAGGAATTGATGGACATAACTGGTTATATTACATTGCTTATGGTATTTTTGACTGTGAAAATGAGGACAACTGGACGTGGTTTATGCATCAGTTGAGAAGGGCTGTTGGGAGGCCAAATGGACTAGTGATTTGTACTGATGCATGTATGGGCTTGGAGAAAGCAGTTGGTGCTGTGTTTCCTATGGCTGAGTACAGAGAGTGCATGAGGCATTTATATTCCAACTTCATGAAGCATTACACAGGAGATGTTTTCACAACTCATCTCTATCTAGCTGCTAGAAGCTACACTAAAGGGCTGTTCAAGTGGCACTTGAAGAAGATACATGATTTTGCTCCTGAAGCAATTAAGTACTTGGAAGATCACCACAACCGAATCTGGTATAGGGCTGGGTTCTCAGAGGATAGTAAATGTGATTATCTGACAAACAATGTGTCAGAGAGCTTCAACAGTCAGGTGAGGGACATGAAAGGGCTGCTCATACATGAGTTAGTTGATGGGCTCAGGGAGATGATAATGGAGAAGAGGTTTCTTAGGAGAAAGGTTGGTAGAGAAATGGGTGAAGGCATTTTGCCAAGTGTTACCAAGGAGTTGAACCTAATTAGCAAACACTTGAGGTTAGTCAAAGTTGCAGTaagtgatgaagaatttgctgAGGTTACCCTTATTGATGAATGGAACAACACCAAAAGGCATACAGTGGACCTAGTCAATCATAAGTGCAGCTGTAGGGTATGGCAGGTCATAGGAAAACCTTGTAGGCATGCACTTGCTTGGATCTTGTCCAACAGAGGCTTGGAAATCAAGGATTTTGTGCACGAATACTACTCTATTGCCAGGTTCAGAGTAGCATATGCAGATAGAGTTCCACCCATGCCTGATAGGGCTGACTGGCCTGAGGTGGAACTAGGATACAAACTGTACCCACCTCTGTAG